In bacterium, a single genomic region encodes these proteins:
- a CDS encoding Wzz/FepE/Etk N-terminal domain-containing protein yields the protein MPLLPNMETSDYLDILRRRKWYIVFSILLVLFGASIYSVIAPEMYKSSTTILVVAQRVPEGYVRSTITTRIDERLFTIRQQVLSRTRLLAVMEELGIYKEERKKLPAEDVVERMRRSIDIQVASDRGKRRDGSEDAFTLTVTYKNPQMAMLTASRLASYFIDENLKSREQQAVGTSEFLESQLKETKVRLEAQEEKVKQYKLKFMGELPQQLQTNLQILSRLQDQLKMNSDATRNAQDRKVYLEAQIGVLESQFNAYAAQISAAGPDAPVPIDTSTAGLANELAVRKSQLAALSTKYTEKYPEIRRLKDEVAQLEKRLAEAIAQEGASGNSASPHRQPSTAASRDRDDIPRLKAQHKALDSEIASLRRDRQGIERTIAGLEARVEKSPRREQEMVSLTRDYENLKLSYDDLLKKKLDAEVSQNLEKRQKGEQFQILDPADLPQEPFTPDRRKVFGIAFAAAMLIGFGGAIGFEMINPTLRGKRDFQHFFKIPVLSSIPIIRDTEYEARKNRQLTVVYSGLVSFGAVVTLFLIVFGHKVRNLLQGMFS from the coding sequence ATGCCCCTTCTCCCCAACATGGAAACAAGCGACTACCTGGACATCCTCCGGAGGAGGAAGTGGTACATCGTCTTTTCGATCCTTCTTGTCCTGTTCGGGGCCTCCATTTACAGCGTGATCGCCCCCGAGATGTACAAGTCGAGCACCACGATCCTCGTTGTCGCCCAACGGGTGCCGGAAGGATACGTCCGCTCGACGATCACCACGCGCATCGACGAGCGCCTTTTCACCATCCGCCAGCAGGTCTTGAGTCGCACGCGTCTCCTTGCCGTGATGGAGGAACTCGGCATCTACAAAGAGGAAAGGAAGAAGCTCCCCGCCGAAGATGTCGTGGAAAGGATGCGAAGGAGCATCGACATCCAGGTCGCATCCGATAGGGGCAAGCGACGGGACGGCAGCGAAGATGCTTTTACCTTGACCGTCACGTATAAAAATCCTCAGATGGCCATGTTGACCGCCTCCCGACTGGCATCCTACTTCATCGACGAGAACCTGAAGAGCCGGGAGCAGCAGGCGGTGGGTACCTCAGAATTTCTCGAGTCGCAGCTTAAGGAAACGAAGGTCCGACTCGAGGCACAGGAGGAGAAGGTCAAGCAGTACAAGCTCAAGTTCATGGGGGAGCTGCCGCAGCAGCTACAGACGAACCTGCAGATTCTCTCGCGTCTTCAGGACCAGTTGAAGATGAATTCCGACGCCACCCGTAATGCGCAAGATCGGAAGGTCTATCTGGAAGCCCAGATCGGCGTCCTCGAGTCGCAGTTTAACGCGTATGCGGCCCAGATATCCGCCGCCGGGCCCGATGCCCCGGTCCCTATCGACACGTCGACCGCCGGGCTGGCGAACGAACTGGCGGTGAGAAAATCCCAACTGGCTGCGCTTTCCACGAAATACACCGAAAAGTACCCAGAGATCCGGCGCCTCAAGGACGAAGTGGCGCAGTTGGAGAAACGCCTTGCCGAGGCGATCGCGCAGGAAGGGGCGTCCGGAAATTCCGCGAGTCCACATCGGCAACCGTCTACCGCCGCTTCCAGGGACCGCGACGATATCCCTCGGCTCAAAGCTCAGCATAAAGCCCTCGATTCGGAGATTGCCTCGCTCCGCAGGGACCGCCAAGGGATCGAGCGAACGATCGCCGGCCTCGAAGCGCGGGTCGAGAAATCCCCGCGCCGGGAGCAGGAGATGGTGTCGTTGACGCGGGACTACGAGAACTTGAAGTTGTCGTACGATGATCTTCTGAAGAAGAAACTCGACGCCGAGGTCTCGCAGAACCTCGAGAAGCGGCAGAAAGGGGAGCAGTTCCAGATCCTCGACCCCGCGGATCTGCCCCAGGAGCCGTTCACTCCCGACCGGCGGAAGGTGTTCGGCATCGCCTTCGCCGCCGCCATGCTCATCGGGTTCGGCGGGGCCATCGGGTTCGAGATGATCAATCCCACTTTGCGCGGGAAGCGTGACTTCCAGCACTTTTTCAAGATCCCGGTGCTCTCCTCAATCCCGATCATCCGTGATACGGAATACGAAGCCCGAAAAAATCGGCAATTAACGGTTGTCTATAGCGGCCTGGTCTCCTTCGGCGCGGTGGTCACCCTATTCCTCATCGTCTTTGGACACAAGGTCCGCAACCTCCTCCAGGGAATGTTCTCATGA
- a CDS encoding TIGR03013 family XrtA/PEP-CTERM system glycosyltransferase, whose protein sequence is MITLENRFFPIRSAVCFFVEGGIILVSVLASFLLLQRGGAAETIALSDAFMRGIVVAFICQSCMYLLDMYDLKNSQTWPELFFSLLFAVGFVCIGIGLVTYVVPEFGVEGTMYYLTILLVAIFLLFWRIAFGIYLTRLAPRQNILVMGVGDTAQIVGEEINKRERLGFKLIGFVGDTPGGEVRTGGTGRILGDYSKIMELVKANHVHKLVVAINERRGGYPVKDLLDLRVQGCEVVEWPFFFEQLSGRIAVDNLSPSYFIFQEGFRKSKLLMVSRRFVSLLSAGVLLLLLSPLMLVAALLIKIDSRGSVFYTQKRVGMNGRTFNIIKFRSMRQDAEGGSGPRWASENDPRITRVGKHLRKSRIDEIPQLINVVMGNLNLVGPRPERPSFVEELNEAIPYYNLRHSIRPGLTGWAQVMFTYCGTIEESKEKLQYDLFYIKNLSLKLDLLILFKTIKIVVLGRGAR, encoded by the coding sequence GTGATCACTCTCGAAAATCGCTTTTTTCCGATCCGAAGCGCCGTCTGTTTCTTCGTGGAAGGAGGGATTATCCTGGTCTCCGTCTTGGCGAGTTTCCTCCTGCTGCAGAGAGGCGGTGCCGCTGAAACGATAGCCCTGAGTGACGCATTCATGCGCGGGATCGTTGTTGCTTTTATCTGCCAGTCTTGCATGTACTTGCTCGACATGTACGACCTGAAAAATTCCCAGACGTGGCCAGAACTCTTCTTCTCCCTCCTGTTCGCGGTCGGGTTCGTCTGCATCGGGATCGGCCTCGTCACGTACGTGGTCCCGGAGTTCGGCGTCGAAGGGACGATGTACTACCTGACCATCCTGTTGGTCGCCATCTTCCTCCTCTTCTGGCGGATTGCGTTCGGCATCTACCTGACCCGACTCGCTCCACGGCAGAACATCTTGGTGATGGGTGTTGGCGATACCGCCCAGATCGTGGGGGAGGAGATCAACAAGCGCGAACGACTCGGATTCAAACTCATCGGTTTCGTCGGCGACACGCCAGGTGGTGAGGTACGGACCGGCGGGACCGGCAGGATTTTAGGGGACTATTCCAAGATCATGGAACTGGTCAAGGCCAACCACGTGCACAAACTCGTCGTCGCCATCAACGAGCGGCGCGGCGGGTACCCAGTGAAAGACCTTCTCGACCTTCGGGTCCAAGGATGCGAAGTTGTCGAGTGGCCTTTCTTTTTCGAACAACTTTCCGGACGCATCGCTGTCGACAACTTATCTCCCTCGTATTTCATCTTCCAGGAAGGTTTCCGAAAATCGAAGCTGCTTATGGTTTCGCGTCGATTCGTTAGTCTTCTTTCCGCTGGCGTGCTGCTCCTTCTGCTCTCCCCCCTGATGCTCGTCGCTGCGCTCCTTATAAAGATCGACTCCCGGGGTTCGGTCTTCTACACCCAGAAACGAGTAGGGATGAATGGTCGAACATTCAACATCATTAAGTTCCGCTCCATGCGGCAGGATGCTGAAGGGGGTAGCGGTCCTCGTTGGGCTTCGGAGAATGACCCCCGAATTACCAGGGTCGGAAAGCACCTCAGGAAATCCCGAATCGACGAGATTCCCCAGTTGATCAATGTTGTGATGGGGAATCTGAATCTCGTCGGGCCCCGGCCCGAAAGACCGTCTTTTGTCGAGGAACTAAACGAAGCGATACCATATTACAACCTCCGCCATTCTATCCGCCCAGGCTTGACTGGCTGGGCGCAAGTAATGTTCACGTATTGCGGAACTATCGAGGAATCAAAAGAGAAGCTTCAATATGACCTTTTCTACATCAAAAATCTGTCTTTGAAGTTGGATCTCCTGATTCTCTTCAAGACGATAAAGATTGTTGTATTGGGGCGTGGGGCCAGGTGA
- a CDS encoding isochorismatase family protein — protein sequence MNRVLNREDAVLVVVDVQERLVPAIDKELYARSLKNFKIAIETAGTLGLPIVLTEQYPKGLGRTVPDVLQALEGKTYERIEKVAFSCARDEGFLAAIAGTGRRQVILVGMETHVCVYQTSIDLVNAGYKVFVLDDAVSSRFLHNYQSGIAALRDAGVVVVSTETAVFQMMKVAGTPEFKKISSLLR from the coding sequence GTGAACAGGGTCCTGAACAGGGAAGACGCGGTGCTGGTCGTGGTCGACGTGCAGGAGCGCCTGGTCCCCGCCATCGACAAGGAGCTGTACGCGCGATCGCTCAAGAACTTCAAGATCGCCATCGAGACGGCCGGCACGCTGGGCCTTCCGATCGTCCTCACGGAACAGTACCCCAAGGGGCTGGGACGCACCGTCCCCGACGTCCTGCAGGCGCTCGAGGGGAAGACGTACGAGCGGATCGAGAAGGTCGCCTTCAGTTGCGCCCGCGATGAAGGATTCCTCGCCGCCATCGCCGGGACCGGCCGCCGCCAGGTGATCCTGGTCGGCATGGAAACCCACGTCTGCGTCTACCAGACCTCCATCGACCTCGTCAACGCCGGGTACAAGGTGTTCGTGCTGGACGACGCCGTCTCCTCGCGCTTCCTCCACAACTACCAGAGCGGCATCGCCGCGCTGCGCGACGCGGGGGTGGTGGTCGTCAGCACCGAAACGGCCGTCTTCCAGATGATGAAAGTCGCCGGGACGCCGGAGTTCAAGAAGATCTCGTCCCTCCTTCGATGA
- a CDS encoding polysaccharide biosynthesis/export family protein: MNARWAVACLLTILFAAGCSNKQTVKPDNGSAPTASAAPVAPLQGAGEAGGPPVKKTPVAEAPARSASVPLPAVVSQYKLGPEDVIRVSVWENKELTLDLVVRPDGKVSMPLIQDVVAEGQTAAELADTIRKGLLNYIKEPQVSVIVLQVNAPKYFVMGNIVKPGTYPLRSDTSILQALSLAGGFTQFASPRGIKLIRNTAGKQEVRKINYYNLIDEDGTGNYLLRSGDTVVVP; the protein is encoded by the coding sequence GTGAATGCCAGATGGGCGGTAGCCTGCCTGTTGACGATCCTGTTCGCCGCTGGGTGCTCAAATAAGCAGACGGTGAAGCCCGACAATGGAAGTGCGCCAACGGCAAGTGCCGCCCCCGTCGCACCCTTGCAGGGGGCCGGGGAGGCCGGCGGCCCCCCGGTCAAGAAAACGCCTGTCGCGGAGGCGCCCGCCCGGTCCGCATCGGTTCCACTGCCCGCAGTGGTTTCCCAGTACAAACTGGGCCCCGAAGATGTCATCAGAGTTTCCGTGTGGGAGAACAAGGAATTGACGCTCGACCTGGTCGTGCGCCCCGACGGGAAGGTCTCGATGCCGCTCATTCAGGACGTGGTTGCGGAAGGCCAGACTGCGGCGGAGCTGGCGGACACGATCCGGAAGGGTCTCCTCAACTACATCAAGGAGCCCCAGGTATCGGTGATCGTCCTGCAGGTGAACGCGCCAAAATATTTCGTCATGGGAAACATTGTGAAGCCTGGGACATATCCCCTGCGAAGCGATACGTCGATCCTGCAGGCGCTGTCGCTCGCCGGCGGTTTCACCCAATTCGCATCCCCCCGAGGCATCAAGCTGATCCGGAACACGGCCGGAAAACAGGAAGTCCGCAAGATCAACTACTACAACCTTATCGATGAGGACGGGACGGGGAACTACCTCCTCCGTTCCGGCGATACGGTCGTGGTGCCATAA
- a CDS encoding sigma-54 dependent transcriptional regulator yields the protein MTEQYVLVVDDDPAFSQFTRKLLMDKEMRVVVAASKAEGLEAFERELPSCVILDIFLPDGSGVDLIKPMRTVSLTIPIIMVSGQSEVDEVVRAMKEGASDYVKKPFQGEELLLKMQMVQEASHAKVELDELRIKARPEEEYNLLFGMSDRMSKVQAVLDQVAGTDITVLITGESGTGKELVAKAVHKASDRTNDPFIKVNCAALPRELLESELFGFEKGAFTGAHRRKYGRFEMAQNGTIFLDEISEMHLDLQSKLLHVLQEKQFFRIGGEREVKANCRILCATNKNLERMVEEGAFRRDLFYRVNVVNIVVPPLRERKDDIPLLVDYFLNRYCQMYNRESLKVSPRLMEMFLNYTWQGNVRELENNVKRLIILGNEAQLIAEFQRKRENGQYGAIPDDGPSPDSAPAPRTRAASRASSPVSRAGEGGNGGERDTPNFPGKATLKEVSKIAQRNAEKELIEKVLAQTRWNRRKAAQILDISYKALLYKIKDCGLNME from the coding sequence ATGACCGAGCAATATGTCCTTGTCGTAGACGACGACCCCGCCTTTTCCCAATTCACCCGAAAGCTACTCATGGACAAGGAGATGCGGGTGGTTGTCGCCGCCAGCAAGGCGGAAGGGCTGGAAGCGTTCGAGCGGGAACTCCCCTCCTGTGTCATCCTCGACATCTTCCTTCCTGACGGTTCCGGCGTGGACCTCATCAAGCCGATGCGCACCGTCTCTCTTACGATCCCCATCATCATGGTATCGGGCCAGAGCGAGGTGGACGAGGTCGTCCGGGCGATGAAGGAGGGGGCCAGCGACTACGTCAAGAAACCGTTCCAGGGAGAGGAACTCCTCCTCAAGATGCAGATGGTGCAGGAAGCCTCCCACGCCAAGGTGGAGCTCGACGAACTGCGAATCAAGGCCCGTCCGGAGGAGGAGTACAACCTTCTTTTCGGGATGAGCGACCGGATGAGCAAAGTCCAGGCGGTCCTCGACCAGGTGGCGGGCACCGACATCACCGTGCTGATCACCGGGGAGAGCGGCACCGGCAAGGAACTGGTCGCCAAGGCGGTCCACAAGGCGTCCGATCGGACGAATGACCCGTTCATCAAGGTGAACTGCGCCGCCCTGCCGCGGGAGCTGCTCGAGAGCGAACTGTTCGGCTTCGAAAAGGGCGCGTTCACCGGCGCCCACCGCCGCAAGTACGGCCGCTTCGAGATGGCGCAGAACGGGACCATCTTCCTCGATGAGATCAGCGAAATGCACCTGGACCTGCAGTCGAAACTGCTCCACGTACTGCAGGAGAAGCAGTTCTTCCGCATCGGCGGCGAGCGGGAGGTGAAGGCGAACTGCCGCATCCTGTGCGCCACCAACAAGAACCTGGAACGGATGGTGGAGGAAGGGGCGTTCCGGCGCGACCTGTTCTACCGGGTCAACGTGGTGAACATCGTCGTGCCGCCGCTTCGGGAGCGGAAGGACGACATCCCGCTCCTCGTCGACTACTTCCTGAACCGGTATTGCCAGATGTACAATCGCGAGTCGCTGAAAGTATCTCCCCGGCTGATGGAAATGTTCCTCAACTACACCTGGCAGGGAAACGTGCGCGAGCTCGAGAACAACGTGAAGCGGCTGATCATCCTCGGGAACGAGGCCCAGCTGATCGCGGAGTTCCAGCGCAAACGGGAAAACGGCCAATACGGCGCCATCCCGGACGATGGACCTTCCCCGGATTCGGCACCCGCTCCGCGGACCCGGGCGGCGAGCCGTGCATCCTCACCGGTGTCCAGGGCAGGCGAGGGAGGCAACGGAGGAGAGCGGGACACCCCGAACTTCCCCGGGAAGGCGACGTTGAAGGAAGTGTCGAAGATCGCGCAGCGAAACGCCGAAAAGGAACTCATCGAAAAGGTGCTTGCGCAGACCCGGTGGAACCGGCGGAAGGCGGCGCAGATCCTGGACATCAGCTACAAGGCTCTCCTCTACAAAATCAAGGATTGCGGTCTGAACATGGAGTAA
- a CDS encoding CpsD/CapB family tyrosine-protein kinase: MITFPFFRKNGKPPGARRPVDLFAVGKEDLLFNEKFKGLRAMVEQKADLHQMRLLGITSSIAGEGKTLTCAQLGRSLASTGRKKILLVDVDIRKADLTHGMGAHRTPGLTEYLLGGATIQQVLRATEVPNLSLITSGIETNSPADLLAGDKFKSFLQEIRTSYDMILIDTPPVLPVADTPTIRDLTDGFLFVYRVGYTPYTMLRQAMEELGEKNVIGAVLNGVEVGSDSYYVKYYGSYYHKTSKV, encoded by the coding sequence ATGATCACTTTTCCGTTTTTCCGGAAGAACGGCAAGCCGCCCGGTGCACGCCGCCCGGTCGACCTCTTCGCGGTGGGGAAGGAGGATTTGCTCTTCAACGAGAAGTTCAAGGGGCTTCGAGCCATGGTGGAGCAAAAGGCGGACCTTCACCAGATGAGGCTCCTTGGAATCACCAGTTCGATCGCCGGCGAGGGAAAGACGCTCACCTGTGCCCAGCTAGGCAGGAGCCTCGCATCGACCGGGAGAAAGAAGATCCTGCTGGTGGACGTGGACATTCGGAAGGCGGATCTTACCCACGGGATGGGCGCCCATCGCACGCCGGGACTGACCGAATACCTGCTCGGCGGGGCTACGATCCAGCAGGTCCTCCGTGCGACCGAGGTTCCGAATCTGTCCCTGATCACTTCCGGCATCGAGACGAATTCTCCGGCGGACCTGCTGGCGGGGGACAAGTTCAAGTCCTTTCTTCAAGAGATACGAACATCGTACGACATGATTCTTATCGACACTCCCCCCGTCCTTCCCGTCGCCGATACCCCGACGATCCGGGACCTGACGGACGGTTTCCTCTTCGTGTACCGGGTCGGATACACCCCCTACACGATGCTCCGCCAGGCGATGGAAGAACTCGGGGAGAAGAACGTGATCGGCGCCGTCCTCAACGGGGTGGAAGTGGGGAGCGATTCGTATTACGTCAAATATTACGGCTCCTACTACCACAAGACGTCAAAAGTGTAG
- a CDS encoding ATP-binding protein, which yields MKLPTILIVDSDPRDLAKHAALLSEARYTVHTASSLAEAAGILAKHQGRLVVLSELMPGDGCGLTFLKESLKKYPFITFSFLASSPPLKSVLGALRQGAYDFLRKPVPPEILLHSVARSVQKLTLTIETEKQDKEIRKLLDRSRADLKDARTLSSFKGFMISMAAHDFRSIITVLDGYLQLIRERCNSCDMSKSDGMFDQAARTIGRLRTMAATLLDYEAAESGSIRLDIRPFPLSDMLKDCVAFYRPYAEQKKVHLLLEGDSRGVTVVGDYGKVMEILDNLLYNALKFTPSLGTIRLSGRKEDGFAVICVSDSGAGIPKEKLRRIFDQGDMVATLDSHARIGLGLTICKRLVEAQNGNIRIESVSGKGTQVHFSLPVA from the coding sequence ATGAAGCTCCCCACCATCCTCATCGTCGATTCGGACCCCCGGGACCTGGCGAAGCACGCCGCCCTCCTCTCGGAGGCCCGCTATACCGTGCACACGGCAAGCAGCTTGGCGGAAGCGGCAGGGATCCTGGCGAAACACCAGGGCCGCCTCGTCGTCCTCTCCGAACTCATGCCGGGGGACGGATGCGGCCTCACCTTCCTCAAGGAGTCGCTGAAAAAATATCCGTTCATCACATTTTCTTTCCTCGCCTCCTCTCCGCCCCTGAAGTCGGTCCTCGGCGCTCTTCGCCAGGGGGCGTACGACTTTCTCCGAAAGCCTGTTCCACCCGAAATCCTCTTGCACTCCGTGGCCAGGTCGGTCCAGAAGCTCACGCTGACGATCGAGACGGAGAAGCAGGACAAGGAGATACGAAAGCTCCTGGACCGCAGCCGGGCGGACTTGAAGGACGCACGAACGCTCTCCTCCTTCAAGGGATTCATGATCTCGATGGCGGCGCACGACTTCCGGTCGATCATCACCGTGCTGGACGGCTACCTGCAGTTGATCCGGGAGCGGTGCAACAGTTGCGATATGTCCAAATCCGACGGGATGTTCGATCAGGCAGCCCGCACCATCGGCCGCCTGCGCACGATGGCCGCCACGCTGCTCGACTACGAGGCCGCAGAATCCGGGTCGATCCGACTCGACATCCGCCCTTTCCCGCTCTCCGATATGTTAAAGGATTGCGTCGCCTTCTACCGCCCGTATGCGGAGCAGAAAAAGGTACATTTGCTGCTGGAAGGGGATTCCCGTGGCGTCACCGTCGTCGGCGACTACGGAAAGGTGATGGAGATCCTCGACAACCTGCTCTACAACGCCCTCAAGTTCACCCCATCCCTGGGGACCATCCGACTTTCGGGAAGGAAAGAGGACGGGTTCGCCGTCATCTGTGTTTCCGACTCCGGCGCGGGGATCCCGAAGGAGAAACTTCGCAGGATCTTCGACCAGGGAGACATGGTCGCCACCCTCGACTCCCACGCCCGCATTGGTTTGGGGTTGACGATCTGTAAACGGCTCGTGGAAGCGCAAAACGGGAATATCCGGATCGAGTCCGTTTCCGGGAAAGGAACGCAGGTACACTTCTCACTTCCGGTTGCTTGA
- a CDS encoding VCBS repeat-containing protein: MTPRRRTTAFLLLAGILCLAAPALAARQTLALFPPDIVPAGTDNALRPAIPVLEQAIKEKLVDRFDVRPAGDGFLAATDDARRRRARTLGASYLFTGNLSRIGKAVSLDVTMYPVEDPGKGRTVVVSGALENPSELTPRDLALFRRLGIEAALKAKYIFFGDERVGEGASAKNIPKLAGTISRSAALPGEMVSIAFSDTDLDGKMDLVAAYPDAIVVYRVEGDELREKDRIPNAGPGIFHVDAAAVTRNRVADIIAVRYVGGKAFSDIWQFDGKEYRKISSGVPYFLRTADLGPEGVVLLGQASDPATVFKGPVFRVDVRRDGKTEVKDRDRPLPLPEGTFLYGFASLRKGKGVRYAVLDNRNHILYLDGSGKELWAGLDAVTGTETLLDGTDRRLQVPGRMAAVDLDRDGTDELVVLNDLVAAGTYFENLRVMAQAEILCFGQGDNGLQLAWRSPQIDASARDLIADRSARTAIRYAVASRDRAKLLGAIAQWRVFWVK, from the coding sequence ATGACGCCACGCCGGCGGACGACCGCGTTCCTTCTCCTTGCGGGAATTCTGTGCCTTGCCGCACCCGCCCTTGCGGCACGGCAGACCCTCGCCCTCTTTCCTCCGGATATCGTCCCCGCGGGGACCGACAACGCGCTGCGCCCCGCAATCCCGGTCCTCGAACAGGCGATAAAGGAAAAGCTCGTTGATAGGTTCGACGTTCGTCCGGCGGGGGATGGATTCCTTGCCGCCACCGATGACGCGCGTCGCCGCAGGGCCAGGACGCTCGGCGCCTCCTACCTGTTCACGGGGAACCTCTCGCGGATCGGAAAGGCGGTGTCGCTCGACGTGACGATGTATCCCGTTGAGGATCCCGGGAAGGGGCGCACCGTCGTCGTCTCCGGCGCGCTCGAGAACCCTTCCGAGCTTACTCCGCGCGATCTCGCGCTGTTCCGCCGCCTGGGCATCGAAGCCGCCCTCAAGGCGAAATACATCTTCTTCGGAGACGAGCGCGTGGGGGAGGGCGCCTCCGCGAAAAATATCCCCAAACTTGCCGGGACGATCAGCCGCAGCGCCGCGCTTCCGGGTGAAATGGTCTCCATCGCGTTCTCCGACACCGACCTCGACGGGAAGATGGATCTGGTCGCCGCCTACCCCGACGCGATCGTCGTTTACCGCGTCGAGGGGGACGAACTCCGCGAAAAGGACCGGATCCCGAATGCCGGCCCGGGAATCTTCCACGTGGACGCGGCCGCCGTCACCCGGAACAGGGTAGCCGACATCATTGCCGTCCGGTACGTGGGCGGAAAGGCGTTCTCCGACATCTGGCAATTCGACGGGAAGGAGTACCGGAAGATCTCCTCCGGCGTGCCGTATTTTCTCCGCACGGCCGACCTGGGGCCGGAGGGGGTCGTCCTCCTCGGACAGGCATCCGATCCGGCGACGGTTTTCAAGGGACCGGTCTTCCGGGTCGACGTCCGCCGGGACGGAAAGACCGAAGTGAAGGATCGCGACCGTCCCCTGCCTCTTCCGGAGGGGACGTTCCTGTACGGATTCGCCTCCCTGCGCAAGGGGAAGGGCGTCCGGTACGCCGTGCTCGACAACCGCAACCATATCCTCTACCTCGACGGGAGCGGGAAGGAGCTGTGGGCAGGGCTGGACGCCGTCACCGGGACCGAGACCCTCCTCGATGGGACCGACCGGCGGCTGCAGGTTCCCGGGCGGATGGCGGCGGTCGACCTCGACCGGGACGGCACCGATGAACTGGTCGTCCTGAACGACCTGGTAGCCGCGGGAACGTATTTCGAGAACCTGCGGGTCATGGCCCAGGCGGAAATCCTCTGTTTCGGGCAGGGGGACAACGGCCTGCAGCTCGCCTGGCGATCCCCCCAGATCGACGCCTCAGCCCGCGACCTCATCGCCGACCGTTCCGCCCGGACCGCGATCCGATACGCCGTCGCCTCGCGCGACCGCGCCAAGCTCCTGGGCGCCATCGCCCAGTGGCGCGTGTTCTGGGTCAAGTGA
- a CDS encoding glycosyltransferase family 2 protein, protein MHETIYQAIMIFVLLLILYTYAGYPILLILLKYFKKNRIEYRSSANSMNPSVSIIITAYNEEKAIRDKISNTLELDYPAEKIQIIVASDGSTDQTEEIVRSFSSRKVKLISVSGRKGKTAVQNAAVLQATGDILVFSDATSVYQKDAIKELVRFFDDPNVGCVGGRLIYRAEGDSASSKGGETYWEYERSIKEYESEVGSLIGVSGAIYAVRKRIYTPIPPDQISDFVIALQTVEYGYRVAFASQAICSETTMRQAGNEFGMRVRVALRSLRALWYKRKIFNPFRFGLFSIQLISHKALRYFVPQMLIILIIFNVLLLRNAEYLYLFCLQIVFYSLAIAGKILDDRGYALKPASMAYYFCLVNIASLYAFLKFIVGEKIITWEPIRKEQ, encoded by the coding sequence ATGCACGAAACGATATATCAGGCAATTATGATCTTTGTGCTATTGCTGATATTATACACTTACGCAGGTTATCCAATACTCCTTATATTATTGAAATATTTTAAAAAAAACCGAATTGAATATCGCTCTTCAGCTAATTCCATGAATCCTTCCGTATCCATCATTATAACTGCCTACAATGAAGAGAAGGCAATCCGGGATAAGATTAGTAATACATTGGAATTGGATTATCCAGCCGAAAAGATCCAGATCATTGTTGCCTCGGACGGGTCTACGGATCAAACAGAGGAAATAGTTCGCTCATTTTCCTCTCGGAAAGTAAAGCTAATCTCCGTATCTGGCCGAAAGGGAAAGACGGCGGTTCAGAATGCCGCAGTGCTTCAAGCCACAGGAGATATCTTGGTTTTTTCGGATGCAACAAGTGTGTATCAGAAAGATGCAATCAAAGAGCTGGTGCGGTTTTTTGATGATCCGAACGTTGGTTGTGTTGGAGGCCGGTTGATATATCGGGCGGAGGGAGATAGTGCATCGAGTAAGGGAGGCGAAACTTATTGGGAATATGAACGATCAATCAAGGAATACGAGTCAGAAGTCGGTTCGCTTATCGGGGTCAGTGGAGCGATATACGCCGTGCGAAAAAGAATTTATACGCCTATCCCTCCGGATCAGATAAGCGATTTCGTAATTGCCCTTCAGACCGTGGAATACGGTTATCGGGTCGCCTTTGCGTCTCAAGCGATTTGCTCGGAGACGACGATGCGGCAAGCGGGTAATGAATTCGGCATGAGAGTTCGCGTTGCACTCAGGAGCTTGAGGGCCTTATGGTATAAAAGGAAAATATTTAACCCCTTCCGTTTTGGTTTATTTTCGATTCAATTAATTTCGCATAAAGCTCTTCGGTACTTTGTACCGCAAATGTTGATAATTCTAATCATATTCAATGTGTTATTGTTGAGAAACGCCGAATATCTATATTTATTTTGTCTGCAAATTGTATTCTATTCTCTTGCAATTGCCGGGAAAATTCTTGATGACAGAGGATACGCGTTGAAACCAGCTTCCATGGCTTATTATTTTTGCTTGGTTAATATTGCATCCCTATATGCTTTTTTGAAATTTATAGTAGGAGAAAAGATAATTACCTGGGAACCAATCCGAAAA